A window from Opitutia bacterium ISCC 52 encodes these proteins:
- a CDS encoding Nramp family divalent metal transporter — MSSIKYPEPPEQLKGKGWWKSIGFLGPGIIIASISIGTGETIFASRGGAIFGYAILWCFTIGLILKAIQIYASSRYMMISGEHPMQSWIMLPGPRGWMPIALLLMTGVCLPFLLAALSISVGSIISWALGSGEMSDLSVRLWATGLVIAAAVVSWGQTYKRLETTQMFVVGILLACILVAAIACQPDLGALIKGMLVPAIPSYKEWIHQSYPNIAKQAEWIELVTYMGIIGGGLPAYIGYFGFLRDKQWGLFAKQEIYNHSTAEGFPEIDASDDNKRNCRNWLRAIKIDVGGSFLAIFIFSSAFMVLGAVILHQAQLIPDKFELLTHQEKFLTALSRSLLILYRIGIIAAIGGTLFASFDVWTKSIYEGILPFQKKENPISNAQLKKWIILSTSIIGISVIWLGLISETLSNPITIVAVPALLGGTTGCGVWCLGVAWADRRNLPHSYRMKPLLFFPLILSGCFLLFAGLLGFYFKFIG; from the coding sequence ATGTCTTCCATCAAATATCCCGAACCTCCCGAGCAATTGAAGGGCAAGGGTTGGTGGAAATCGATCGGTTTTCTAGGACCCGGAATTATCATTGCCTCGATCTCCATTGGCACCGGTGAGACGATTTTTGCCTCACGAGGGGGAGCGATTTTTGGTTACGCCATACTTTGGTGTTTCACGATTGGACTGATTCTGAAGGCGATCCAGATCTACGCCTCTTCGCGCTATATGATGATATCGGGTGAGCATCCCATGCAAAGCTGGATCATGCTACCGGGGCCCCGTGGCTGGATGCCGATTGCGCTGCTCCTGATGACTGGCGTTTGCCTTCCCTTTCTGCTCGCCGCCCTATCGATATCAGTGGGATCTATCATCTCCTGGGCACTCGGTTCAGGAGAAATGTCGGACTTGTCTGTAAGACTCTGGGCCACCGGATTGGTGATCGCAGCAGCGGTGGTAAGCTGGGGCCAGACCTACAAACGCCTGGAGACCACACAAATGTTCGTCGTGGGCATCCTACTGGCATGTATCCTGGTGGCCGCTATTGCCTGTCAACCTGACCTGGGAGCACTCATAAAAGGGATGCTGGTTCCAGCCATTCCAAGCTACAAAGAATGGATTCACCAATCGTATCCGAACATCGCAAAACAAGCTGAATGGATCGAGCTGGTCACTTACATGGGAATCATTGGAGGAGGACTCCCCGCCTATATTGGCTACTTTGGTTTCTTGAGAGATAAACAATGGGGTCTGTTCGCAAAACAAGAGATCTATAATCACTCGACTGCAGAAGGTTTCCCGGAAATCGATGCTTCCGATGACAATAAGCGGAACTGCCGCAATTGGCTGAGAGCCATCAAAATCGATGTAGGTGGATCATTCCTGGCCATCTTTATCTTTTCTTCTGCTTTCATGGTTTTGGGGGCCGTCATTCTTCACCAAGCACAGCTAATCCCTGACAAATTCGAACTGCTCACTCACCAGGAAAAATTCCTCACCGCTCTGAGCCGTTCCCTCCTTATCCTCTACCGCATAGGTATTATCGCGGCCATCGGTGGAACCTTGTTTGCTTCCTTCGATGTGTGGACCAAAAGCATCTACGAAGGCATTCTACCATTTCAGAAAAAGGAAAACCCAATCTCCAACGCCCAGTTAAAAAAATGGATTATTCTTAGTACCTCCATTATCGGCATCAGTGTAATCTGGTTAGGCCTGATCTCTGAAACTTTATCCAACCCAATCACCATTGTAGCAGTTCCGGCACTCCTTGGAGGCACGACCGGGTGTGGAGTCTGGTGCCTGGGAGTCGCGTGGGCAGACCGTAGAAATTTGCCTCATTCCTATCGGATGAAACCCCTCCTCTTTTTCCCACTCATACTATCTGGCTGCTTCCTTCTCTTTGCCGGACTGCTGGGATTCTATTTCAAGTTCATCGGCTAA
- a CDS encoding arylsulfatase, protein MTRISLFIIFFLLPLIASAADRPNVILILTDDQGFGDVGFHGNSELHTPYLDQLAEESTELTNFYVQPLCTPTRAALLTGRYPERTGAVEVNFGRSIIREEEVTIAEELKAAGYRTGIFGKWHLGDNYPVRPSDMGFEECLHHTAGGVGQAGDPPGNTYFDPILQHNNVPKKYEGYCNDIFFQEAMDYAESHKDEPFFIFLATNLPHLPLQVDEKYVKPYRKYGVNEINAKTYGMIANIDENVGYVMKRLKELELEDDTIVIFLSDNGPRTSRQKNDLYPDRYNAGLRGTKSSMYEGGIRVPFLIRWPNKIKAGAKLPEIAAHIDLLPTLLDACGALISDEDRAIDGQSLIPLLTNPKNDWPDRMLFFQHNANHEPLMYSHFAARSQRYKIVQPLPNPRDTVLDIGEYDINAQLKSLELYDIENDPSEITNIANVHPELVESMMGAYENWYRDVTAELDYWDPQRIYLGAPEENPAQLSTFDLQKMTRLPFWSARVTQAGTYRFTLKFNRVTEDCTAYVRFGTVQVSQPISAGSTSCVFESVNLPKGDGRLEAWLKKGLESKTVQFLVAEHY, encoded by the coding sequence ATGACCCGTATATCCCTATTCATAATCTTCTTTCTTCTTCCTTTAATAGCCTCCGCTGCGGATCGGCCCAATGTGATTCTGATCCTGACTGATGATCAGGGATTTGGAGATGTAGGGTTTCATGGGAATTCGGAACTGCATACGCCGTACCTAGATCAGCTAGCCGAGGAAAGCACGGAGCTCACCAATTTCTACGTGCAGCCGCTTTGCACACCCACCCGGGCGGCATTGTTGACGGGACGATATCCTGAAAGAACGGGTGCGGTAGAGGTAAACTTCGGTCGGAGTATCATTCGTGAGGAGGAAGTAACGATTGCTGAGGAGCTCAAGGCCGCAGGATACCGAACAGGGATTTTTGGGAAGTGGCATTTGGGAGATAATTATCCGGTGCGTCCATCTGACATGGGTTTTGAAGAATGCCTTCATCACACGGCGGGTGGGGTCGGTCAGGCGGGCGATCCCCCAGGAAACACCTACTTCGATCCCATCCTGCAACACAACAACGTGCCCAAGAAATACGAAGGCTACTGCAACGACATCTTTTTTCAGGAGGCGATGGATTATGCGGAGAGCCATAAGGACGAGCCGTTCTTTATCTTTCTAGCGACTAACCTTCCGCACTTACCACTTCAGGTGGATGAGAAGTATGTGAAGCCGTACCGCAAATACGGAGTCAATGAGATCAATGCGAAGACCTACGGTATGATCGCCAATATCGACGAGAACGTAGGCTACGTCATGAAGCGGTTGAAGGAGCTCGAGTTGGAAGATGACACCATCGTGATTTTTCTTTCTGACAATGGTCCCCGGACATCGCGTCAAAAGAACGACCTTTATCCCGATCGCTATAACGCAGGTCTGCGCGGGACGAAGTCGAGTATGTATGAAGGCGGGATCCGCGTTCCTTTCCTTATTCGTTGGCCCAACAAAATTAAAGCGGGTGCAAAGCTCCCCGAGATAGCAGCGCACATCGATTTGCTGCCGACCTTGTTGGATGCTTGCGGAGCATTGATTTCCGATGAAGACCGAGCCATTGATGGACAAAGTCTGATCCCTCTTCTTACCAATCCTAAAAACGATTGGCCTGATCGCATGCTCTTTTTTCAGCACAACGCGAATCATGAGCCTCTTATGTATAGCCATTTTGCTGCACGGTCACAGCGCTACAAAATCGTTCAACCGCTACCCAATCCACGCGACACCGTCTTGGACATCGGTGAGTATGATATCAATGCGCAGCTTAAGAGCTTGGAGCTGTACGACATCGAAAATGATCCGAGCGAAATTACCAACATAGCCAATGTTCACCCGGAGCTAGTCGAGTCTATGATGGGGGCTTATGAGAACTGGTATCGCGATGTAACGGCCGAGCTGGACTATTGGGATCCGCAACGAATCTATCTGGGCGCACCCGAAGAAAACCCTGCTCAGCTCAGCACTTTCGACCTTCAAAAAATGACCCGACTCCCATTTTGGAGTGCACGGGTCACGCAGGCTGGAACCTATCGCTTTACGCTAAAATTCAATCGCGTCACTGAAGACTGTACCGCCTATGTGCGTTTCGGGACCGTGCAAGTGTCTCAACCGATTTCGGCTGGATCCACGAGCTGTGTCTTTGAGTCGGTGAACTTACCTAAGGGAGATGGGCGACTTGAGGCTTGGCTGAAAAAGGGACTGGAATCAAAGACCGTGCAGTTCTTGGTGGCTGAGCACTACTGA
- a CDS encoding aldo/keto reductase translates to MNRRAFIKSTALALTASTLLDNLAKAAPILIGKSDRLGPLLPMRPLGKTGEQLTIFGIGGAHIGRMEDAAAQRQIEYALEQGVRFFDNAYIYSRGKAEAYYGKYLCPKYREDVFVMTKTNGKTAEEATDQITTSLKRLNTDYIDLLYVHMVADIEDVDTRHQNGVFDVVRRFQAEGKVRHLGVSCHTNVKAALHFLELTKDDDFVCCMQSPINAVDASDPENSFTRQVLPINVERGHSHIAMKTLGGGGLVGGTMSGNRPIPKKLTIQDRISLEENFHFVLSQPITSWVSGTDNLDQLKENLAICNRFKSLSAADKKAIVKKVVGIHTDKAVENYKTLS, encoded by the coding sequence ATGAACCGAAGAGCATTTATCAAATCCACGGCGTTAGCACTTACTGCTTCAACTTTACTTGATAACCTGGCCAAAGCAGCTCCCATTTTGATCGGCAAGTCCGACCGATTAGGTCCCTTGCTTCCGATGCGTCCACTGGGCAAAACCGGTGAGCAGCTCACCATTTTTGGAATTGGAGGTGCTCACATTGGACGGATGGAGGATGCCGCTGCTCAACGGCAGATTGAGTATGCCCTCGAACAGGGCGTTCGATTTTTCGATAACGCCTACATATACTCTCGGGGAAAAGCGGAAGCGTATTATGGTAAATACCTGTGCCCGAAATACCGCGAAGATGTCTTCGTAATGACCAAGACCAATGGAAAAACTGCGGAGGAGGCCACAGATCAGATTACCACTTCGTTGAAGCGTCTGAATACGGATTATATCGACCTGCTGTACGTTCATATGGTTGCCGATATCGAGGATGTTGATACCCGTCATCAAAATGGTGTATTCGATGTGGTTCGACGATTCCAGGCCGAAGGAAAGGTCCGCCATCTCGGAGTTTCCTGTCATACCAATGTGAAGGCGGCTTTGCACTTTCTTGAGCTGACCAAAGACGATGATTTCGTTTGCTGTATGCAATCACCTATCAATGCGGTGGATGCTTCCGACCCCGAAAACAGTTTTACCCGCCAAGTGCTCCCAATTAATGTAGAGCGGGGTCATTCACACATTGCCATGAAGACTTTGGGTGGCGGTGGATTAGTTGGTGGAACGATGTCAGGCAACCGACCCATTCCTAAAAAACTGACCATTCAGGATCGGATCTCCTTGGAGGAAAACTTCCATTTTGTCCTCTCTCAACCCATTACATCCTGGGTGAGCGGAACAGACAATCTGGATCAGTTGAAGGAAAACCTCGCTATCTGCAATCGATTCAAATCTCTCTCCGCAGCGGATAAAAAAGCGATCGTGAAAAAAGTAGTGGGTATCCATACCGATAAGGCAGTGGAGAATTATAAGACCTTGTCTTAA
- a CDS encoding mandelate racemase/muconate lactonizing enzyme family protein, protein MKINRRQFLSSTAIGGAAVGIPSALTGQSDSVDANYAKLDEVLAKPLFKSELFSDPVIIESVELLKYERKFICRVQSKDGAVGHSVSHNTMNLLYPIFVNRVQPVFIGQDARRLDELLDKALEFAFNYRFGGLGIGIPLATVEFAILDMMGRIAGKPVGQLIGDIHNTHIPVYQATEWREKPVKESVALIKAAVEKSKAQAVKIKVGALMFMTKDVDARGPVGRTEEIIPLIRETFGPDMALYSDANGYYKDVGEAIRVGKLLQKYNYSYFEEPVFFDWLEGTKQVADALSIPIAGGEQQHSMYAFRWLLANGGLDVVQPDHYYFGGLIRSLKAAHMGAAMGKTCIPHLSGGLGYLYMLHLVSAMPNAGPHIEFKGYENIPIECSTSSLRLENGKIEVPTGPGIGVDIDPDWVKKYHLVENV, encoded by the coding sequence ATGAAGATCAACCGACGTCAATTTCTGTCTTCCACTGCTATTGGAGGCGCAGCGGTGGGTATACCAAGTGCTCTTACTGGGCAGTCCGATAGCGTGGATGCAAACTATGCAAAGCTGGATGAGGTATTGGCCAAACCGCTTTTCAAAAGTGAGCTCTTTTCCGATCCGGTGATCATTGAATCGGTTGAGCTCTTGAAGTATGAGCGCAAATTTATCTGCCGTGTGCAATCGAAAGACGGGGCCGTCGGCCATTCGGTGTCTCACAACACAATGAATTTGTTGTATCCTATTTTCGTGAACCGGGTGCAGCCCGTATTTATCGGCCAAGATGCACGTCGTTTAGATGAGTTGCTGGATAAGGCGCTTGAGTTTGCATTCAACTACCGCTTTGGCGGATTAGGTATAGGTATCCCTCTTGCGACGGTTGAGTTCGCGATATTGGATATGATGGGCCGGATAGCTGGAAAACCCGTTGGGCAATTAATTGGCGACATTCACAACACTCACATCCCTGTCTATCAGGCAACCGAGTGGAGAGAAAAGCCGGTGAAGGAATCTGTAGCTTTGATCAAAGCAGCGGTCGAAAAGAGCAAGGCCCAGGCGGTGAAGATCAAAGTCGGTGCCTTGATGTTTATGACCAAGGATGTGGATGCACGAGGTCCAGTGGGTCGCACTGAAGAAATCATCCCACTCATCCGAGAAACCTTTGGCCCTGATATGGCGCTCTACTCGGATGCCAATGGATACTATAAGGATGTTGGGGAGGCGATTCGGGTTGGAAAGCTGCTACAGAAGTACAACTACAGTTATTTTGAAGAACCGGTATTCTTCGATTGGTTGGAAGGCACCAAGCAGGTTGCGGATGCGCTATCTATCCCGATCGCAGGCGGTGAGCAGCAGCACAGTATGTACGCGTTCCGTTGGTTACTGGCCAACGGTGGCCTGGATGTGGTCCAACCCGATCATTATTATTTCGGTGGATTGATTCGATCGCTCAAAGCAGCGCATATGGGAGCAGCCATGGGCAAAACCTGTATTCCTCATTTGTCTGGAGGTCTTGGTTACCTCTACATGCTGCATCTGGTTTCCGCCATGCCCAACGCTGGACCCCATATTGAGTTTAAGGGGTACGAGAATATACCGATTGAATGTAGTACTTCATCCTTGCGCTTGGAAAATGGGAAAATCGAAGTGCCGACGGGACCGGGTATCGGTGTGGATATAGATCCGGATTGGGTGAAGAAATATCACCTGGTTGAAAATGTGTAG
- a CDS encoding MFS transporter, which yields MTDLSNADQLDERTKKKIFWACFIALVATSFVFGVRANVIGDLAVKFDLSEAQKGTILGVGLWPFAISIVLFSLIIDKIGYKTAAVIAIVCHVASLLLTIFSTGYTSLYWATFLVAIANGIVEAFINPVVATIYRDEKAKWLNILHAGWPAGLALGALFTIFLGGLDWQVKYGMCLIPVVIYTVLVMPCKFPPNERVEAGVSYREMLGEVGAVGFFIIGWLMTMGVAQIAGVQLSAMVPLGIAAVVGVLAFVYTRGFGSWMFLLILLTMGPLATTELGTDSWMPDLLGAELSATGATWVFIYVSTIMTILRFYAGPIVHKFSPIGLLVISAIVAIVGLLFLSKATAFVVVIAATVYAFGKTFLWSTTLGLVSEQFPKGGALTLNGVSAVGVLGMGIIGTPFMGVLQDREVDAQLAASNQAIHEQISGEPRSTIFGEVPSVNMEAIAALPPAAQEELSGIQKASKKGSFAKVAILPSFMLACYLILFFYFKSKGGYKPVDLHGQEKAEEAEPGF from the coding sequence ATGACTGATCTAAGCAACGCCGACCAACTCGACGAACGTACAAAAAAGAAAATCTTCTGGGCCTGTTTTATCGCCCTGGTAGCCACCTCCTTTGTTTTTGGAGTGCGCGCCAATGTGATAGGCGACCTGGCTGTGAAGTTTGATTTATCCGAAGCTCAAAAAGGAACCATTCTCGGTGTCGGTCTCTGGCCCTTCGCCATCAGTATTGTTCTCTTTAGCCTGATCATCGATAAGATCGGTTATAAAACCGCGGCCGTCATTGCCATCGTTTGTCATGTCGCATCCCTGCTGCTGACCATTTTTTCCACGGGTTATACCAGTCTTTATTGGGCCACCTTCCTCGTAGCGATCGCCAATGGCATCGTGGAAGCCTTTATCAACCCGGTGGTCGCCACTATTTACCGCGACGAGAAAGCCAAATGGCTAAACATCCTGCACGCCGGTTGGCCAGCAGGGTTGGCCTTGGGCGCACTCTTCACCATCTTCCTGGGTGGTCTCGATTGGCAGGTAAAATACGGCATGTGCTTAATTCCAGTGGTTATCTACACTGTGTTGGTAATGCCCTGTAAGTTCCCACCCAATGAACGGGTGGAAGCCGGTGTATCCTATCGGGAGATGCTGGGAGAAGTGGGAGCGGTCGGTTTCTTTATAATTGGTTGGCTCATGACTATGGGTGTAGCTCAAATCGCCGGCGTTCAATTGTCAGCTATGGTTCCTTTAGGAATCGCCGCTGTGGTTGGAGTCCTTGCCTTTGTTTATACAAGAGGCTTCGGCAGTTGGATGTTCCTACTCATCTTGCTGACCATGGGGCCTCTGGCCACAACCGAGCTGGGAACTGATTCCTGGATGCCAGATCTTCTTGGAGCTGAACTTTCTGCAACGGGTGCAACCTGGGTATTCATTTATGTTTCCACCATTATGACCATCCTGCGGTTCTACGCAGGACCGATTGTTCATAAGTTCTCACCGATTGGTCTTCTGGTCATCAGTGCCATTGTCGCGATCGTTGGACTTCTATTCCTATCCAAAGCAACCGCCTTTGTGGTGGTGATAGCTGCAACGGTGTATGCCTTTGGCAAAACCTTCCTTTGGTCCACGACCCTTGGCTTGGTTTCCGAACAATTCCCTAAGGGAGGCGCGCTAACCTTGAATGGTGTATCCGCTGTCGGGGTACTTGGAATGGGAATTATCGGCACTCCATTCATGGGCGTTCTGCAGGACCGCGAGGTAGATGCGCAGCTAGCAGCCAGTAACCAGGCCATCCACGAACAGATCAGTGGAGAACCTCGTTCAACCATTTTCGGAGAAGTTCCCAGCGTGAACATGGAAGCCATCGCTGCCCTGCCGCCAGCAGCCCAGGAAGAATTATCCGGCATTCAAAAAGCCAGCAAGAAAGGAAGCTTCGCCAAAGTCGCTATTCTTCCAAGTTTCATGCTAGCTTGTTACTTGATACTGTTTTTCTACTTCAAGTCCAAGGGAGGCTATAAGCCGGTCGACTTACACGGACAGGAAAAGGCCGAAGAAGCGGAACCCGGGTTTTGA
- a CDS encoding phytanoyl-CoA dioxygenase family protein, with protein MDNTLLSDSERQSLDRDGFVSLGKLLEDEELEHIRSRVDCILEAEGEQAGSELFNTKHIKHPKEEGVDRLANLPNKGEAFDTLYTHSKLLAAVTHVLGSEIQLSSLNYRAAKPGSGLQKLHVDWKEPVNPGEFKVSNSIWLLDDFSEANGATRVVPGSHLCGRIPEDDMEDTESPHPDQVLIEASAGTVVVFNSHIWHGGTINRTTLPRRAIHSYFCQRGQPQQTDQKKWITQETLGRISSEARWLLDV; from the coding sequence ATTGACAATACACTTCTCTCCGATTCTGAGAGGCAATCACTGGATAGAGACGGCTTTGTTTCTCTAGGGAAACTCCTCGAAGATGAAGAGCTGGAGCATATTCGATCTCGCGTAGATTGCATACTTGAGGCGGAAGGTGAACAAGCAGGCAGTGAGCTCTTCAATACAAAGCATATCAAGCATCCGAAGGAAGAAGGGGTGGATCGTTTAGCCAACCTTCCGAACAAGGGTGAAGCATTCGATACACTGTACACACATTCGAAACTCCTTGCAGCTGTCACTCACGTACTAGGATCTGAGATACAATTATCATCACTCAACTACCGGGCAGCCAAACCTGGGAGTGGTTTGCAGAAATTGCACGTTGACTGGAAAGAGCCCGTAAATCCTGGCGAATTTAAAGTCTCTAATTCCATATGGCTACTCGACGATTTCTCAGAGGCCAACGGAGCCACTCGAGTAGTCCCAGGCAGTCATTTATGTGGTCGCATTCCTGAAGACGACATGGAAGATACAGAATCACCTCACCCAGACCAGGTTCTGATTGAAGCATCGGCCGGTACGGTCGTGGTTTTCAACTCACACATCTGGCATGGAGGAACGATCAATCGAACCACATTGCCAAGAAGAGCTATCCATAGTTACTTCTGTCAACGCGGCCAGCCTCAGCAAACCGACCAGAAGAAATGGATTACTCAAGAGACACTCGGGCGAATCAGTTCAGAAGCGCGATGGCTGTTGGATGTTTGA
- a CDS encoding AbrB/MazE/SpoVT family DNA-binding domain-containing protein, translating to MNTVRAKVTTKGQVTLPKPLRDTLDLHEGDHVEFALNSDQQISLVKLRKPGSSAGILKHLGKKKTVTVKEMDQAIAKEMAKKHGRT from the coding sequence ATGAATACTGTAAGAGCGAAAGTCACGACCAAGGGACAAGTGACACTTCCCAAGCCGCTGCGAGATACACTTGATTTGCACGAAGGTGATCACGTGGAATTTGCTCTAAACTCGGATCAGCAGATAAGTCTGGTTAAACTTAGAAAACCAGGATCCAGCGCCGGGATACTGAAGCATCTTGGCAAAAAGAAGACAGTCACCGTCAAAGAAATGGACCAAGCGATTGCCAAAGAGATGGCTAAAAAGCACGGCCGAACCTAA
- a CDS encoding type II toxin-antitoxin system VapC family toxin, with protein sequence MVAFDTNYLVRHLVQDDSKQSKVVAKIVEEEISQGRAILILDLVLCETIWVLKSAYTANRNDIVSVLDGLLQEPCFEFEDQKIIKSAVLRFKKGKADFSDYILAEKCISKNRSLLTFDKALQREL encoded by the coding sequence ATGGTTGCCTTCGACACCAATTATCTAGTTCGTCATCTGGTCCAGGATGACAGCAAACAGTCAAAGGTTGTCGCAAAAATCGTTGAAGAGGAAATCAGCCAAGGAAGAGCAATTTTAATTCTAGACCTCGTACTATGCGAAACCATTTGGGTTCTAAAAAGCGCCTACACTGCCAACCGAAACGATATTGTTAGTGTACTTGATGGGTTGCTACAAGAGCCATGCTTTGAATTTGAGGACCAGAAAATTATAAAGTCAGCGGTTTTGAGATTCAAAAAAGGAAAAGCAGATTTCTCTGACTATATACTCGCAGAAAAATGCATCTCCAAGAATAGAAGCCTTCTTACATTCGACAAAGCCCTTCAAAGAGAACTTTGA